cgcaatcatgcacgagcgcgaacagagatgcgcgagagcgagccaggctagcgtaggttttcgtttaacaacatggcactacattcagctgtaaattgcacccagtaccgcgggaagtaggggttttgggggtgctgcaacaccccctgtccgaggccctgtcttatcacagaaaacgatcatttctaaaaaccaaagtggagatttctgaaaacgccggttatgtgttgtcgtatcaacggggagaaacgggattttaggttctgaagcgtcacattatgcaccaggaaatgcttaacgtcatgtgagcatccgctgtaccgtattggtccgaatataaacacaaaccccattgtaatacgacctatatttggaaaaaagatttgaagcccagatcttgatttcatgaataaataaattgtattaattgaaataatatacgaaaataaaaaggcatagaataaaacactgcattgccactaaacagtagtgcaaataggccgtactgatgtgtacaccaaagacttcctgacactcctctgccccgctgtgttcgctctggctgtggtcgctccgaactgtttcggcccgtggcaaagcgagtcatcctcgctgctgtccaaggcatgttgagacgcagcatttatttaatgctcatatgtcctagtgctgaaaaaaggttatatgaaaaagtgtgagggtagcggtggtgcgctaaacttgttctgtgagcagctggatgtgaaccatggtgtgaaggaagtgaacacaacgatcgattttcaactgtgcgcgcatgcactggtgtaattgagctgcgctgctatatatctttttttatcaatgtgacgagttgcgagtctagtgcaggccgggtttttttttccagcaccccctgctgagaatacgttctcgcggctatggttgcaccagatgttataaacattaaacggtcacataaatcaatactatttttagaaaatgtatgtttgtttcatataattgtattggaagtcctggttttcactagggttgccgcggtgtggacattttcacaccgagtaatagcctacactcgtctcaacaccggtattaccgagtataaacggtataaactttgaaactaggtcaaccgccacacaagcatcggtttagacccttctcgtccttcagttgccgccaacgttcaaaagcagcgcctaggattattcttgatttcagtttttctctttcagcgtttttattatcaattactctctgaaaaagagttttccttctctttgctggtggtggtggtggtggtggggattgtggcgtcttgtctgccatggaaatggtcttctactgctaggtccaaatgtggattaactagttccagtagataccgcaggataacaacaaacaggagcttgctctgggtcacgagctctgggtcacgagtactgcacgaaggggtcgcgcgcgggggagggggggagggggagtgcagtacgaccgtttgattgacgtacttactgtccaatgaaactcggtggcaatggatatgattggctggagtttttcgagccctgcacgttccacagatgattgacaagtttaattttcatgtcagtacttctaactcagtggctgtaagcgggttatgataaggatttcaagtaattttgcaaaaatggccaaaaaggcaaatcacctatgcaacctttaagcCCAGAGCAACATAAAGTCATAGCAAAGACTATTAAATAATGGAGAAGCCTTTTTTCTGGGTGCCTGGCTGGCTCGTTGCTCTGTACCTGCCctctgggaggggggcggggtcaagagGCCAGCCGCCTGAATCTGACCGGACCCCGAGACGAAGAAAAAGATTAATGACACTGCATCGGAATTATGTCCAAAAGACTGAAGCCATCCGGCGCCCAAGGAaggaaaagaaggaaagaagaggaggaaaaacgtGAAAAAGATAGAGGTACAGTAATGTCAATGTGAtgaagtgcatgaaattaatagTTTAATGTATCGTAGTTACCGTTGTTGGAGCAGAGTGTTAGCTTTCTAGCTTACTTCGGACGATAGCAACATTGTTTAATGATCAATAAATAGCCGAGTCGACGTGTGTTAATGTTACTCCACCGAGTCGATTCATCAGGGACGTTTGGAAACTTAACGTTAGGCCTGTTCAGGTGTTATTTAAAGGTGTCTTTCCTGCTTGTGTGTCAGTTAAAATGCTTTTAGTTGTCCATCCCCTTTGTAATAGGGTGGTTGTAAGCATTTGGTTTTATGTGTCACAGTTTATGTTTGTTAAAGTTTACATCAGTGTTAAAGTGCAGTTAAAGTGTATTACTGTTAATATTGCATACCTTAGCTTTCACATATCATTCATAGGCTATCTATACATATGTATTCATTTCACTGCACTTTACTGGTTTTCGCACTGTGGTTAGACTGAATTGcattgcaatgacaataaagttgaatgaatCTCATCACATTTTCATTATTAGTCTATATTAGTCTCATGTATAGCACACCAAGAAtctgttttttaattaaaatgtaacatGCAGTCGTCACATatacttctcttctctcttcagatgcacttttaaaatatttcagTACCACCCCCAGTGACACAGCATCAGGTTCTGCTGTCCTGTCTACCTCTGCACAGCTTCAGTTGAGTGCTTGTTTAATCTCTGGTTAGAACCAAACTAGATAAACCAtactacatttaattgtatttacaataatttgaatctgaactctttctattattttgcttatgaatgcctttagtaaacatcatgcatttctttgcagtattttgtgcatacctTATTGTATGAGTGATTCATTGTCACTTGTTTGGCAAGACTTTTTTTTACGGCAAAGTGTTTAATTATTAAAAGTTCTAACCTctgcagtattttgtgcataccATATTGTATTTATGATTCATTGCTTGTTACTTGGTTTGTAATACGTTTCTTGTGTTTAATTTTCTATCTAAAATCAAAGAGTCTCAAAGACAAAGCTTTGTAGCTTCTCTGAGTTTATGAACATTGGTAGTCGAATTTATCGTGCGATCCAAAGGGGTAGGGGGCGCCAGCAAAGATCTTGTCTAGGGCGCCAAATTGGTCGGGGCCGGCCCCATGTATTATAGTTTACAGGTTGTTCCAAAAACGCAGGCCGACTTCAGAATCAGTGACAACGGCAATTAAGAACTTTCAAACACacgaaaatatacaatttcatACAGTTTCACAGTCTGTGATATAAACCAGTCAAAGCGGAGTGAATTGGAAATATAGACCTCTGGCTTTGCTATAGTAGAGCTTGCACTGTTTCAGGCACTATTGCACACCCTGTTGGTAAAAGTTggtctcacacagacacacacacacacacacacacacacacacacacacacacacacacacacacacacacacacacacacacacacacacacacacacacacacacacacacacacacacacacacacacacacacacacataggcacacacaaacacgcgcacacttAATATTCATATCTTAATAATCTTAATCCGATTTTAATCATTGCATTACGATACACATATGATGGTAGTTTATTGAAGTAAGGCTTGGTTGTCAAAATTTGATTTCATTTCGGGTGTTAACACAGTTAGAACATGTTAAAgtaaacttgaagtcggagttccacccggaccgtttagccaaagtcTACTACTCCGACTCTGTAATCCGACTCCGTAGGGAGAGCCGGGGcgattgaaacacgggacgattgaaacacagcgatttcctcaaaaaccatgcaaggctttcacgtcaaattccgtcactacgttcagcaagcaagactgaccaaccccgcGTGTAATGACGTCCCaccgttcaaatgttatccccCGAACCTGTTTTCGAGAGTGCTAAGTAAAATCCTTCCTGCGGTAGTTTTTTTGCAATaaatagttgtgttttttgtttcatgccataATAATATGACTATACAACAGGTGAATGTTGTGTGTCAGTAGTCGCTGTCGGGACGATTGAACCACTTGTTTCAAACGCAACAGGAGTCATGTTATCCGGTTGACGTGGtagtttttgtttaaaatacataaaaggatGTTCAACTGTGTATCCCTAAACATGCAAATGTAGTCGTCCAAAAGAAGAAAGGTGAGTTTTAATCTAAATGTGCATCTTGACAATTACGCACAATTACGCACgggccaaaaatatattttcactATTTATATTATGCAGAATTATGTGAAATTTTAGCAATGACGAGTACACTACTATGTTGTCCGGtatgttgcataaaaacaagagtacggtcaatagtttatttttaaaatatgctgtttcattcgtcccgcacgtgtgtttcaaacgtcccgactaggcggggcgtttgaaacagatgtcaacttacgttcaaagttaaaaaaaaaatagctcgatcaaacatatgtattaaattacactTGTAACTAAGATAACgcacatgtgagttgttgatcacaggTTGAAATTATTTGTCTGCGtaacgtcatctttgaaaaGACGATTAACTGAAAAGtatttcaatcgacccggcgcTCCCTACTTGCGGAGacccctcagcagctctccgttgggatgtcggatacgcaatgcaatttgcCGCCCAATatatcttatatgttgactaaAAACCATGTaggcagtgttgtaaataaacttccaatgCTTTTCAAAACGTATTTGTTGTTTTATCGGTCCTCAGTTGcaaagcgacgtcaacgtctttggtggactatttctctgctgatcaacactgcgAATGCTGCTAACCAGTGGCGGTGggccgtgaaatattcacttgaatatatctgccaactattaatcaactattatcaatatgaaataaatcaacaaaaaagaCATAGCATTTGTGTGACTGTGACATACTTGTCACTACCAGCAaccaagtcaggggcgccggccacgttgaagtcaatgtaagctcgctaactttttgctgtctatcaagcagagacagcttttcattggcgcaagaaaattTGCCCTCGGCTCGCACCagtgcgccccaggccaatggtatcgcttttctttattgttatcaccacatgattggacaattcagcgaatcaatcaaatagccTACCTCCCGCAGCATTCGCGCAACACAACTACAtgagaagagatagatcgctaactagcagagagttgtaacttgtaagcactttccacccttttcagtggaggaattggactccccaagcaatgttatacttaaaaggagcaagtaagttacatatttattttgtcttcGGCCTGttgcatataaacaaaatgaagcaactgtcccatatttctaactgcatttgaggtagacattgagactttgagaaaaaatggacgctataggacagtgatcatgatttgtttcaatatcagaataacaacaataacaacaacaacaacatgaataCTAGGTAAATAGacagtggccatccccaaaatgcaccagaatacaggaaatcaaatctattaaattaaaaagagattatgggggggggggggggggggggaccccaggCCCcttgtctattactgtgccccatcaacatttttgatcaccagaCGCCactgctggtaacaaataaattgtaaaaagacacaccgtgtgaagttattggTAACAATTTATAATTAGGTGCCATAATCAATTTTAAACTTGTCATTACCTagccctttgttaatatttgttaatttttactaaaatatctatttggcacaatttaatagttttttcatcattaaataaatattagtttgcataaccctaacccaacccaaccctaacacacgaccctaaccctaacacacagccctaacccgaacacacggccctaaccctaaccataacacacggccctaaccctaacacacaatcctaaccctaaccctaaccagcgacactctgtggtcagtgaaaaataactattaacttgccaaatatatatttgagtaacaattaacaaatattaacaaagaatTAGggaatgactagtttgctatttttgatggcaccttattataaagtgttacctaTGTAGTCCTATATATCTCTTAAATTATCAATCAATAAATTCTATTGGtattcaaaagtaaaaattacattttctaatataaatgaatggctGTAGCCGATTGTTTTCATTGAATATGAGCGCAGCGCGCATCCCCACCCCTCGCTGCTTGCttaaagagcacctattatgctttttcgacttttatgacctataaacgttgttataatgatttatagtcatgtttaaccatactaaagtgtcaaataatgacgtacatgcatttagacgtgttccctgctgaccgtctggggtggctgtgcagagcgctaaacactagggacgccggtcgcgattcacttgttcaaatttccgggatttacctacgtagaacaatccggattttccatgtatggtaatgctgcaacatgctcttccggaaggtaaccaatcacaacggagtggggttgacagaaggggggcgagggggtggagaaggtcgtgttgacagagaatgctgaaagtgccagatgagaggaagagtttcacGAAAATCTACAtatttttttgtgctgtgattcgtgtcaggtagctctataggagtcattaataagaaattaagaccagaaaagtagtataataggagatTGTTAATGGTATGATCAGGGCTctaaattaacacccgccaacCGCCAAATGCGGGTGAAAATTCCTTTTGGCgtgtattaaaaaaaactcaCTAGCCGGCTTGGCCGGTGATAAATGAGTAACTTTACCATCTATTTCGCGGGACGCGTGAGCACGGTTTCTATGGGAACGCATCCGTCGAGGCTGCCGTACTAGGGGAGGGGGCGTAGGTCACTCTTGGGTTGGAAAAAACGATAGACGccggtacaaatacaaatacagacgcaaacacaaacaagatgtGGCGATGGTTGGGACAGCCGGCCATCAAGAGAAAGGATATTCCTACCAAAgaggtaggggaggaggaggatattgGACCTcgcgaaaaaaaaagaaggaaatttAACTGTAAATGGCTAACTGGTCGTGAGTGGCTCGTGTATGATCACGAAAACAGCGTAATGTTCTGTCAGGATTCTTTGCACGGAAAAAATGTGGCTAGTGgaaattctgattggctggtaactTCAGAAACTTACCAGCCACATTGGCTGGTgatcaaaaaagttaatttagaGCCCTGGGTATGATCCTTGTCTATCCACACTTTATTGGTTGCAAGCATGAACCTGACCGTCAGTcactgcacacacgcatagcatgcacggaGCACACGTAGAGCACGTAGAGAGATCTTCATATCATTCTGCCCAGCAAACTTTGTAGATATAAAAAAGACGACTCCCATCGTTCACTTCAAAGAGCCGTGGCTCGTTTGCGGCCGACCTAGCACTAGCAAGCAGgcgctgcagacacacaggcagcgcGCATACACGCACCACAACAGATCAGAACTTTACACGCAGGCAAACACGGCTTGGGTAACGCACGAAAGCGCGTTGCTATAGTCTAGTAAAGTAGTGTAGCTAGCTactgatattttaaatgtaatgcgttactttacTCCGTTACCCAAAAAAAGTATATCGCTACTGTAACGTGTTACtttgtaacgcgttacccccaacgctggtctcaattcaggggacgcatcctaCAAAGGATGCGGcccctgaattgagacacagccATAGTAACGCACCGCATTTAACGTACGGTAACGGCATTGTAACGACCAAaacagtaattagttagattaccccgttacagaaaaaaaagtgttattaCAAACACTGACGATGGCTGTATGATAtcagtatatacagtattttGTTTCCCTGTTATTCACACAGAAATACgggaaacacacattcacacacacaaacaggggtcCCCACACCTACAACTGGGCATGAAaccaaattctctctctcttctctctccctctccctccggcTCCTTCCCTatgcctccttccctctcctctctctatctcacacttccgctctctctctctccctttttctcttcctcccctctctcccatcttcactctctcctcccctctctctatccccctcccccccctctctccactacAGTGAAGCAGACATTCATCAATGTGTGTTTCTATATCAACAGCATTGGGCCTGTGTCTTCCATTCACACAGTGGAATGGCCCGTAGTTCAGAAAGGAACTGAATTCATAAATTCAAGATCAGTTGGCATCATTTATATTTGACTCCCTCTCCAGGTGAAACACCCACTGTTGCAGGCATCACCTCTGATTTGCTGATTAGGCGCTGATGCGACACACCTGTCCTCTGCTTATTGAAGCTGAACTGAAGGGGCGTTCACAGGGGAGCCGGCAGCCCTGCAGCCCCACAATGAACCAGGACTGTTGAGGGGCTCAGGGGACCCcgttggttggtttgtttagACTCCTCGTCCAAAGGATCCCCAATGTCCTCTCTGAGCAGCCCAGACCTGGGCCTTCATCTCACTGGACGCTCTGGATACAAACACCTGCTAATGGTCATATTGTGAGTTATAGTTTGGCTAACATGATCTTCTTTTGTTGTAGGGGAGAGAAGGTTCAGGAACCAGACAAAATTGCCACATACAACGAGTCTTGTTTTTAATGCGATTTAGATTTTTTCTGACACCAAAAATCTGTCAACAattctgtttttttaaatgttgtttcTGATCCCATCTCATCGGTGCAAGTATTTCTTCGTGAAAAGTGTTTCACATTTGAACTTCTTTTTAAAATGGAGTGATTCCCAAATCGCCGGGGGTGATTCCCTAAACCACGTGGTTGGTGGCTTGGCCAAAGCGTGTGACGTCATCACCCAGCCAGAGATCAGCACCTTGGAGAGCGACAGCGGAATACGTCTTCCACTCTGTCTGCTGCGGTTATCCTCGACACACCAAACCAACGCCATATACACATTGAACTAATTTAACACCTTCAtgttatcagagagagagagagagagagagagagagagagagagagagagagagagagagagagagaattgaaaGATAGTGGTGTGCGGGTAAAACGTAATCACTTGACTGAATGGACACTTTATGAGGTTAACAGCCCCATTACTATGGATCAGTAGAGGCTGCTCTACCTCCCAGGAGGTTCAGAACGCCGTTATCATCGACCCTTAAGCttgacatttatatatatttacgaCAATTCAAAACATTCATGTTGAAAAATCGAAAGTTATATATCTCTATTTATGTTGTAAAGACTAATCAAATTAAAAGTAAATTAACCAGTCGAGGGAGTGAATGGGAGTACCTCTCCCGCTTCCggctttttcacacacacacacacacacacacacacacacacacacacacacacacacacacacacacacacacacacacacacacacacacacacacacacacacacgattccaTTGAGCCATTAATTActcaatgcacaacaggtgtgcagcctcacaaAGCCCCAGGGCCTCAACGAATAGTCAATTCTCCTAAACTTTATGCCTCCGTTcattaacctttgtggaaaacgtcatcgggtcaaggagagatgaaaaggtgcttcctttcgaacataggaaaagacagcactgtttaaaatgaattcgacCGCTAGCGTCTCTAGCGTGGAACTACAGTTATCCGAAGTTGGACTACAACAAACGCTCTGTTGTAGGGTAGTGTTATGCAAGCCGACAGCTCCCTCTGGTGGGCTCGTGGGTGTATGGACTCGGGTAGTCAACACGAGTCAGTTATGTGCCAGCACGTTAATACATGTTACTAGGAGACACAGCCCGACTCCGTGTATTATTCTATGCACCTTCACTTGCAACACACTCTTTCGATCCATGCGTTCTtgtcgtattgatttcaatcaggtttttcccaattcacatgtgaaaaaaaagttATGTTGGTGTGGAAATGTACTGCCCccagtagtctttcttaaatgtgaagtcTGCATTTTCATTTcttactgagaatgtacctattctactgaatacatattgtactgagaatgtacctattttactgaatacatattgcactgagaatgtacctattcaaCAGAAGATGTCCCCGTTCTAAATTTTTATTAAAATCTCAAAAGTTGATGATTGAAAATAACAAAGGAATGTAActatttggttaaaaaaaacctATTGATAATGTTATAAAAATGTTCACATCTACCTAgacattttttttctcattaaaaatataaaaagcatTCTGATAGAAAAACATGGAACATTATTGTCACGACTTGACTCAGGGACAAGGACTCAGGACGGCAGTATGTTTAAACCAAAAACGCTTTACTAGAAAAAGGTAACAAAAAACGCTCTCATGGAGGATACAAAACTATAACCAAAAGGTGCTCGCTTAGGAGTATACAAAACACAGTTAAATACAGTAGTATCTGCAAGTGTCAAAAACTAACAAATCCTGAGGCTTGACAATACGCTGGGGACGCAAGACGAACTGACATTAGACAATGGAAAACAAGGGCTATTTATACATGAGGGAGGGGAACACAGGTGAGACGAATCAGAGACCGGGGAGGCAATCACAGTTGAGAAAGTCAAGTGCCTGAAACGAGAGGGAAAAgggaactacaaaataaaacagaaagtGAATGACAATACATGAGTGATATTAACTTGGCTCAACAGAATTAACAAACTTTGCGTGACATGACAATTATAGTGTAGTCTTATGATATAATGGGTTATATATTTGTTAAAGTACACAGTGTTAGTGGCTTAATGTATTGATCCTTGTTAAAACGGTGAAAAGTATGATATGAATACAGTTCTCTCAGATCTCACATAGTAGAGAATCTAATTCAAGAAACAACCTTGGCTGTTTTGgaattttgattattttattctcaaacaaaggtcctagtctctttgattgacaggtgaaatgatcaggggggcagagttgttaCCGTTATAATCCTTAAGACCTGGGCAGAGGATTGGATACAGAGGGTCAGTAAAGGTGCAGCCAGTaacagagtagatatgaaccctggcttccacatcatagaaggagaccagaccctcatcataatcaacaaacacccccaccttctggagcttagctctcagagggagacggacaacAGGGTCATCCTGGAATATAAACCCATCCTTATATGAGTGAAGAGTCCATAAAGCATTCTCAGGGGTCAATATTTTCTGACCTTTTCTgttgatggactctctggccactcctaaccaccatgacgtcttgtctttaacctggacctcaaagtaaaatctccctgaggaaaAGCTCTGCCTTGTGAGAACATACATATACtttgtaaatctcttagggttgtctgggagtatCTTCcctacacctccatcatgtacttgtttcccatcctcagacaggatgagattgggatgagctgtatcaggatccagagtcacatctacttcatactgctggaccctcttcagttcagcagcatcacacagcttcttcatctccatgttcagtgtctcctccagctgatccacagatctcctcaaggtcacGTATGACgaaggacggacctccaccgtcgtccagtccctgATGTGTGGAGGAttcttcagggatctgaaggcctggaggaagtggaggtggtctttagtgtgtgagagtggcTTCACCTTTAAggttctattggtcagatcttctatttcctgctccagctctttgatgagatcttcagcttgtttctctttggatttcagtttttctttaaCCGTTTCGTTGAAATCATCCTGCcacttttcaatgcagcgcaTCAGAGCAGTGATGATCTGCAAACCATCTGCAATGTCTCTGTTTGCATCTTTCTTGCTCA
The nucleotide sequence above comes from Gadus chalcogrammus isolate NIFS_2021 chromosome 4, NIFS_Gcha_1.0, whole genome shotgun sequence. Encoded proteins:
- the LOC130380299 gene encoding E3 ubiquitin-protein ligase TRIM39-like, with product MASAIASWSGENFSCPICLEVFSSPVTTPCGHNFCRTCLTKFWDEQVQFKCPVCNELFDARPDPRVNTLLSELAAQFRTNVKVKEQPCVEPAEVPCDVCTGTQLKALKSCLVCLISYCQTHLEQHQRVAGLKKHRLVEPMDRLEDRMCKKHNRLLELFCKTEQVCVCQFCTETDHKFHPFVPLKEEYEVKMAQLGKIEAEVPQMIQERQQKITEIKDTVELSKKDANRDIADGLQIITALMRCIEKWQDDFNETVKEKLKSKEKQAEDLIKELEQEIEDLTNRTLKVKPLSHTKDHLHFLQAFRSLKNPPHIRDWTTVEVRPSSYVTLRRSVDQLEETLNMEMKKLCDAAELKRVQQYEVDVTLDPDTAHPNLILSEDGKQVHDGGVGKILPDNPKRFTKYMYVLTRQSFSSGRFYFEVQVKDKTSWWLGVARESINRKGQKILTPENALWTLHSYKDGFIFQDDPVVRLPLRAKLQKVGVFVDYDEGLVSFYDVEARVHIYSVTGCTFTDPLYPILCPGLKDYNGNNSAPLIISPVNQRD